The Arachis hypogaea cultivar Tifrunner chromosome 19, arahy.Tifrunner.gnm2.J5K5, whole genome shotgun sequence genome has a window encoding:
- the LOC112776918 gene encoding heavy metal-associated isoprenylated plant protein 39 encodes MAQKIELKVLTMTDEKTKKKAIEAVADIFGIDSIAVDINEQKITVIGEMDAVAVVKKLKKIGKVDILSVGPAKEEKKEETKQEEKKEEKKEEANKENK; translated from the exons ATGGCTCAG AAGATAGAGTTGAAGGTCCTTACTATGACTGAtgaaaaaaccaagaaaaaggcAATTGAAGCAGTTGCAGATATCTTCG GGATTGATTCGATTGCTGTAGATATAAATGAACAGAAGATAACAGTGATTGGTGAAATGGATGCAGTGGCAGTAGTGAAGAAACTGAAGAAGATAGGGAAGGTTGACATATTATCGGTTGGACCtgctaaggaagaaaagaaagaagaaacaaaacaagaagagaagaaggaagagaagaaagaagaggcaaACAAGgagaataaataa
- the LOC112779196 gene encoding uncharacterized protein, giving the protein MVSQRQRLARKRFKEENPELFPKPEPTPPKDPDKKKKKKKSNTFKSSSIKRRSDGSEELGVSKKPFKSNYRKHPLRVPGMKPGDTCFICKAADHIAKSCPQKAEWEKNKICLRCRRRGHRAKNCPEVQVGAKDDKYCYNCGETGHSLANCPHPVQEGGTKFAECFVCKQQGHLSKNCPQNAHGIYPKGGCCKICGGVTHLARDCPEKGKKAPFAANGPADGSMRLRNEQRPCGTITKFVSGDDIEDDFMTDDINNRDKDKSSKSKDGQAKPKNKGPKVVNFSANAASGMAVNDACKLKFLELKAKRNYRFIVFRIENQEVVVEKVGSPDETYDDFTASLPANECRYAVFDFDFTTDENCQKSKIFFIAWAPDTSRVREKMVYASSKDRFKRELDGIQVELQATDPSEMSFDIIKARAI; this is encoded by the exons ATGGTGAGTCAGAGGCAGCGACTTGCACGGAAGCGCTTCAAAGAGGAGAACCCTGAGCTCTTTCCCAAGCCCGAGCCCACGCCTCCCAAGGACCCtgacaaaaagaagaagaagaagaagagcaacaCATTTAAGAGCAGCTCCATAAAACGCAGAAGCGATGGCTCCGAAGAACTCGGCGTCTCTAAGAAGCCTTTCAAGAGCAATTACCGAAAGCACCCTCTCAGAGTCCCCGGCATGAAGCCCGGTGACACCTGCTTCATCTGCAAGGCCGCCGACCATATTGCCAAGTCTTGTCCTCAAAAAGCTGAATGGGAGAAGAATAAG ATATGCTTGCGGTGTCGACGGCGTGGTCACCGAGCTAAGAATTGCCCTGAAGTTCAAGTTGGTGCCAAGGATGACAAGTATTGTTACAATTGTGGAGAAACTGGTCATTCACTTGCAAATTGTCCCCACCCTGTTCAAGAAG GAGGGACAAAGTTTGCAGAGTGCTTTGTCTGTAAACAGCAAGGACACTTGAGTAAAAACTGCCCTCAAAATGCTCATGGCATCTATCCTAAg GGTGGTTGTTGTAAAATATGTGGTGGCGTGACACATTTGGCAAGGGATTGTCccgaaaaagggaagaaagctcCTTTTGCTGCTAATGGGCCTGCTGATGGAT CAATGAGACTGAGAAATGAACAGAGGCCTTGTGGAACGATAACCAAATTTGTGAGCGGGGATGACATTGAGGATGACTTCATGACAGATGACATAAATAACAGAGACAAGGACAAGTCCTCTAAGTCCAAAGACGGTCAAGCAAAACCAAAGAATAAGGGTCCTAAAGTTGTGAACTTCAGC GCGAACGCGGCATCTGGAATGGCTGTTAATGATGCATGTAAATTGAAGTTTCTGGAGTTAAAGGCAAAGAGGAATTACCGATTCATTGTGTTCAGGATTGAGAACCAAGAAGTGGTGGTGGAGAAAGTCGGAAGCCCCGACGAAACCTATGATGACTTCACTGCTTCTCTACCTGCTAATGAGTGCCGATATGCTGTCTTTGATTTCGATTTCACTACGGACGAGAACTGTCAGAAAAGCAAAATTTTCTTCATTGCATg GGCACCGGATACATCAAGAGTGAGAGAAAAGATGGTGTATGCGAGCTCCAAGGATAGATTCAAGAGGGAACTCGATGGCATTCAAGTTGAATTGCAAGCAACGGATCCAAGTGAGATGAGCTTTGACATCATAAAAGCCCGGGCAATATAA
- the LOC112775565 gene encoding uncharacterized protein: MDSDTPNRKRSRDDHSNPNPLSSPQHTTTNNKKRRRKHNHAPTPQPPTHRHRYNTRPKANPNPNPNSGSAVVQQLKETGAENPQLFSKHELAAKLVDLAGKENGQGKYEGAALQLEPEEKLSKNARRRRKNKNKNNALNNEVAEAEPTKHNHKNKEKKKSKRLLRSNVSESNNYNSESTDEIPLRTGNANSPHHTRSQGTKALLTGVAYDEVCQSCQVPGHKFWKCPKRKGRHIHEEICFFCGEFGHTLAKCSVSTAGGGRFARCLLCFAHGHFTNKCPQTCHGISMKEVAANGPIDKTVEA, translated from the exons ATGGATTCTGATACCCCCAACCGCAAGAGGTCCAGAGACGATCACAGCAACCCTAATCCTCTTTCTTCTCCGCAACacaccaccaccaacaacaagaagaggaggaggaagcacAATCATGCTCCAACTCCACAACCCCCCACTCACCGCCACCGCTACAACACACGTCCTAaagctaaccctaaccctaaccccaaTTCAGGCTCCGCGGTGGTTCAGCAATTGAAGGAAACTGGTGCAGAGAACCCCCAGTTATTCTCTAAGCATGAATTGGCAGCTAAATTAGTTGACTTAGCTGGAAAAGAAAACGGGCAAGGTAAATATGAAGGTGCTGCACTCCAACTGGAACCTGAGGAGAAGTTGTCAAAGAATGccaggaggaggaggaagaacaaAAACAAGAACAATGCACTCAATAATGAAGTGGCAGAAGCAGAACCCACCAAACACAATCACAAGaacaaagagaagaagaaaagtaaGAGATTGCTTCGGAGCAACGTGTCAGAATCTAACAACTACAATTCTGAGTCAACTGATGAAATCCCTTTG AGAACAGGCAATGCCAATTCACCTCATCATACCCGGAGTCAGGGAACTAAAGCACTACTCACTGGAGTGGCCTATGATGAG GTGTGTCAATCATGCCAAGTGCCTGGTCATAAATTCTGGAAATGTCCGAAGAGGAAAGGTCGACACATTCACGAGGAAATTTGCTTCTTTTGTGGGGAATTCGGTCACACGCTTGCAAAATGCTCGGTTTCTACAGCAG GGGGAGGACGATTTGCTAGGTGCTTATTGTGTTTTGCCCATGGACACTTCACTAATAAGTGTCCACAAACTTGTCATGGAATCAGTATGAAG GAGGTTGCTGCTAATGGGCCTATTGACAAAA CTGTGGAAGCTTAA
- the LOC112777671 gene encoding tubulin beta-1 chain: protein MREILHIQGGQCGNQIGAKFWEVVCAEHGIDSTGRYGGNNDLQLERVNVYYNEASCGRFVPRAVLMDLEPGTMDSVRSGPYGQIFRPDNFVFGQSGAGNNWAKGHYTEGAELIDSVLDVVRKEAENCDCLQGFQVCHSLGGGTGSGMGTLLISKIREEYPDRMMLTFSVFPSPKVSDTVVEPYNATLSVHQLVENADECMVLDNEALYDICFRTLKLTTPSFGDLNHLISATMSGVTCCLRFPGQLNSDLRKLAVNLIPFPRLHFFMVGFAPLTSRGSQQYRALTVPELTQQMWDAKNMMCAADPRHGRYLTASAMFRGKMSTKEVDEQMINVQNKNSSYFVEWIPNNVKSTVCDIPPTGLKMASTFIGNSTSIQEMFRRVSEQFTAMFRRKAFLHWYTGEGMDEMEFTEAESNMNDLVSEYQQYQDATADDDEYGYEDEEEVPEEDA, encoded by the exons ATGCGTGAGATTCTTCACATCCAGGGAGGGCAATGCGGCAACCAGATAGGTGCCAAGTTCTGGGAGGTGGTGTGCGCGGAGCACGGGATCGACTCGACGGGAAGGTACGGTGGAAACAACGACCTGCAATTGGAGCGAGTGAACGTGTACTACAATGAGGCAAGTTGTGGCAGGTTCGTTCCCAGGGCTGTTCTTATGGATCTGGAGCCCGGCACCATGGACAGTGTCAGATCTGGTCCGTACGGTCAGATTTTCCGGCCTGATAACTTCGTTTTCGGGCAGTCCGGCGCCGGTAACAACTGGGCCAAGGGACACTACACAGAGGGGGCTGAGTTGATTGACTCGGTTCTCGACGTCGTCAGGAAGGAGGCAGAGAACTGTGATTGCCTTCAAG GATTTCAGGTTTGCCACTCCCTTGGTGGTGGAACTGGTTCCGGAATGGGAACCCTTCTGATCTCCAAGATCAGAGAAGAATACCCCGATAGAATGATGCTCACTTTCTCGGTGTTCCCATCTCCTAAGGTTTCTGACACTGTTGTTGAGCCTTACAACGCAACTCTCTCGGTTCACCAGCTTGTTGAGAATGCCGATGAGTGCATGGTTTTGGACAACGAAGCTCTCTACGATATCTGCTTCCGCACCCTTAAACTCACCACCCCTAGCT TTGGAGACTTGAACCATTTGATATCAGCCACAATGAGTGGTGTAACATGTTGTCTTCGGTTCCCTGGTCAATTGAACTCTGATCTCCGCAAACTTGCGGTGAACCTCATCCCTTTCCCGCGTCTACATTTCTTCATGGTGGGTTTTGCCCCCCTCACATCCCGTGGATCACAGCAGTACAGGGCTCTCACTGTACCCGAGTTGACCCAGCAGATGTGGGATGCCAAGAACATGATGTGTGCTGCTGATCCTCGCCATGGGCGCTACCTGACAGCATCTGCCATGTTCCGTGGCAAGATGAGCACAAAGGAGGTTGATGAGCAGATGATAAATGTCCAAAACAAGAATTCATCTTACTTTGTTGAATGGATTCCCAACAATGTCAAGTCCACTGTTTGTGATATCCCTCCAACTGGCCTAAAGATGGCATCCACCTTTATTGGAAACTCCACGTCCATTCAAGAGATGTTCCGCAGGGTCAGTGAGCAATTCACTGCTATGTTCCGCAGGAAAGCTTTCTTGCACTGGTACACTGGAGAGGGTATGGATGAGATGGAGTTCACGGAGGCTGAGAGCAACATGAATGATCTTGTATCGGAGTACCAGCAGTACCAAGATGCAACTGCAGATGATGATGAGTATGGCTATGAAGATGAGGAAGAGGTTCCGGAGGAGGATGCTTAA